The Sporosarcina sp. 6E9 genome segment CGAGTGAAGGTTAAAAAACGCAAGCGAACCGGGCAACCCGCATATGTCGCACCGAATTTGTTGGAGCGTGACTTTTCCGCGACTCGGCCACTAGAAAAGCTACTTACTGATATTACGTACTTGCCCTTCGGGCAATCAATGATGTATCTTTCAAGTATCTTTGATGTTTTTAATGGAGAGATCGTGGCGCGGATCGTTGGGTTCACTCAGGACACCGCGTTTGTCCTTGATACCTTAAATCAATTACCTGACTTGCCGGAAGACTGTATATTGCATTGTGATCAAGGTTCGGTTTACACATCTTATGCCTATCAGAGGGCAGTCAAAAAAAAAGGAATTACCATGAGCATGTCCAGAAAAGGCACGCCAGCAGATAATTCCCCAATTGAAACGTTTCATTCCTCGCTAAAGTCTGAAACGTTCTATCTCGACGATATCTTTCGCACAACCAATGCAAGAGTGATACAAATCGTCGAAGAGTACATTGACTATTATAACAATATCCGAATTCAAACGAAACTAAACAGCCAGTCACCGGTACAATTCCGTCAACTGGCTGCATAATAAGGTGTTTTCTTAATGTCTCAAAAAAGTTAGTCAGTGCCATTTTCAATAGGGTGTTTTTGTGTGATTTTTGTCGTATTATCAAAGTTGTTGGAATACCATAGTGAATCCTTTTTGCTAAAAATTACTATTCTGTGATACAGTTTACTTATATTAGTTAAATATAATCGGTCTGACATGAAAGTAATAGATTAGAAATTTGTACATATTGGAGAAAAGGATGGTAAATATGGGAATATTCAAATTAAAGTGGAAAGCAAATGAAAAAGGAATTTCTTTAGTTGAGGTGCTTGCTTCAATCGTTATATTAACCTTACTATTAACCACTTTTTTAATGATGTTTGTCCAATCAGCCAAAACTAATAAAAAGTCAGAAGAAATCATAGATGCAACTTATATTGCACAGACGGAAATGGAAAATATATATGCTGTTAGTAGAAATCCAGATTTTATCGATAGGAAAACGGCTATGAAATCGCTATATCAATTTGATGAAATAAAAAAACATTATTATACGAATAAAAATAATATGTATATTGAAGTTAGATTTAAGGATGTAAAGCTGGAAGAAGAAAAAATAATTGACGACTTAATAGGTATTATTGTGGTTGTACGAGAAAGTCAAAATGATGAAAAAGTCCAAGCCCAAATGGAAACAATTTTATATTGGGAGGCGGATGTGGATGAATAAATATCTGGAAAATGATCGTGGAATAACACTTGTTGAATTACTCGCCGTTATTGTTATTGGATCATTAATGCTAATATTAATTAGTAATATACATATATTTGGACATAAACAAAGTAATGACCAATCAGAAAATTCAAAGAATCTATTTGACGTTTCATATGCAGCAAAAATGATTACTAAAGAGGTTAGAAAGGCAGAAACCGTTAATGCTGAAGGCGATATTTTAACATTAAATCGTGGCAAGCAAAATGAGATTGTATTTAAAAAACAAAGTACATCGCTAGTGATGAATGGTAGTCCAATAGTTAAGGAAATATCGGAATTTATAGTTCATCCTAAAGGATCTACCGTAGATAAAAAAAACATACTTTTACTTACAATTAAAGGGAAGTATTTAGAAGGTAAAAGGTCAACAGAAGAAATAACAACAGAAATATTTATTAGAGGAGAGAACTTAAATGAATAAACGAAGTTGCACTCCAATTAAAAATGAACGAGGCTTTACACTTTTAGGAGTGTTAATGGTACTGATTGTATTATCAATACTTGGGGTCGGCGTTATTGCAACAACGTCAAATATAATGCAAGTTTCTATAAGTGAACGTGATGATCAATCCGCATTTTATATTGCTGAAGGTGGAGCAACAAAAATACTGGGGATTATAGATAAAAAAACTCAGCTTTTATCCGCGGAACAACCATCCGAAGCAGAGTTTTTTGAAAAACTGGAAGATTATATGAGAAAGTTAGATAAAAATGTCGATTTTCCAAAGACCCAAGCCATTGCAGAAGTGGAAATTAATTTGGAGAATTCACCGGAATATCATATTATTTCCACTGGAAAAATTGGAAGTAAATCAAGAAAAGTAGAAGGTACTTTTACTGTAAGTTTCGAAAAAGGTGAAAATGGAATATCTGTTCCAAAGGGTATTGCAGTCTATTCTGCGAATAAAATGCAATTAACTAATGGTGAAATTCTCGGAGATATTATGCTAGGATTTAATAATACTTGCAATTCTATAATTGTGGATGGAGATCCTACTATTAAAGGTAAAATAATAATACCCCAAAATGGATGCTCTGATGGTTTTCAAGCTCCTGAATGGTGGAGAAACAACAAAAAACCGGTAATAGAGAAACATAGTCAAGTACTAGAATTTCCACTTCCACCATTTCCTGATTTTCCAGAGTATCCAAAGATGTTACATTCAAAAGTAGACCAACTAGGGAATGTTAGTAGTGGGATAACGCAAAAGTTGATTTTAGATTCGAATTACCAATTTAATAATATTGTGATTAGTAGTTACTCTACATTAACATTAGATATTGGAAGTAAAGATATATCAATTGTAGTTAATAGTATCAAAGGTTCAGGTCATATCGAAGTCAAAGGTAGTGGAAGTTTAACAATTTATTTAAAAGACAACATCGCTATAAGCGGAAATTTTAATCTGAATGGAAATGATAATACCTTTATTTATATTGGAAAATCTAATGAGCCAACGAACCCAAAAACAATAAAAGGTTCCGACCATGGCGTATTTAAAGCTTCTATTTATGCTATAGATGCGAATATTGAGCTAGCAGGCTCTTTGGGTAAAAGCGCGCACATTGTTACAGGTGGCAAAAGTGTAAAGTTATCAGGACATTCGAGTGCTACAACTTCAAAAGGCTACGTAGTCTATGCACCTAATGCAGTTGTGGAATTAAGCGGAAGTGGAGCTTTAACTGGTTCAGTTATATCTAATATATTTAAAATTACTGGGGGCGCTAAAGTAACTACTAAAGATATAGATTTGGGAGATACCCCGTTTTTTCCAGGAAGTAATAGTGCTGGAAAAGCCACATTCACAAAACAAACTTTAAAAGAAGTATCAAAATAAAATTATATAAGATTGGTGTATTAATTAGGAATTCAGTGAAAGTCCAAGAGTTGTAAAATATAGTTTTTTGGTAGAATCTATGGAACGATAGTAGATAGTTTTAAAGTTAGTTTTATAGTCGTACACTCGCGCAAGATTAATTAATTTAAAACCCGTTTAATATTTATAATGAAAAAAGAAGTCATTCGAGATTTTGGTGGACTTCTTTTTAAATGGAATTTCATTTTTATAACTGGTTATATATGCCGGTGATGTAGCACATCAATTTCTCCGCTACAGAAAAGTCATGCGTTTCATACAACGATCTTGCACCAACAGGATCTTCAATCTCATTCAATAACCACTGACCGTCTGGCAATAACAGGAAGTCAATACCAATGTAGTCACTTTTCAGTGCACGGGCAATTTTTGATACTTCTTTTTCCTGCCAGCTGGAAAGAGTATACTTTTCAACAGATCCACCCAGTGTATAGTTGGATTTGAATGTCCCCTTGCCGGTGCGCTTTACTGCGCCAATCACCGTTTCACCAATCATGAAAACTCTTACGTCTTGTGCCTTAGTTTCTATATAGGGCTGCGCAATAATTTGACGACTGCTATAGGTTGAAAGAAATGTTTTAGCATCAAATTCATTATTGCATAGTTCTACTTCCGAGCCTCCATGTCCATCCACTGTTTTCAGGACAATAGGGAAAGGGGGTAAATCAGCTATATCTGAAACTTTTGTTGTCGGTACAGTAGGAATTCCAAGGAGTAATGCTAATTCATACGTTAACCGCTTATCATTCGCAATCCTGTTTACCTCGGCACGATTGAAAACTCGGAAACCTTCTCGTTCGAATGCTTTTGCTTTTTCTGGATTTCGGTCTCTAAACAAAATGAAATCTAAATTCTTATCTGGTATTTCGTCATCCACTATTAATCGAAGATCTATGCCGATTTTCTTTGCTTCATTTTTCAAATCTTCTATGAACGCACAATTTCGTATTGCTTCTTTTTTTGAGTAATAAAGATAAGCTATCACTGAATTTCCCTCAATATATATGTAATCATCGCATCCGCGACGTTTATGCCTGTGACGTTGTAAATGTTTCGGATATGGGCTGCTGCATTTACTTCACAAACCAGTGGTTCTTCATTTTCTCCGAATAGCAGATCGACACCGGCAAACTCAGCACCTACAGCATCCGCAGCTCGTATTGCTAGTGCTTTTTGTGCCTCTGTTAACTCTATAACTTCTGCTACGCCACCATTCGTAATATTTGCGCGAAAATCTGTTTCGGAGTGACGATACATGGCCGCGACAATTTCACCTCCGACAATATTAACTCGAATATCACGCCCACGACTTGATTCGATAAACTGTTGAAATATATAATCGACCCCACGCAATTCATCTACTTTTGAATAAAAGTCATCTTCAGTCTCAATCAAATACACCCTCATGCCAAAAGAACCGTGACCTTCTTTAATAATCATTGGAAGTCCTAAATAACTTAGAACTTTTTCATAATAACCAGAATCAGCTATTGTAAATGATGGATACACTTTTGGCGCAATAATTGTTTTGGGCATAGGGATCTCATTCCGCGATAACTCCAAATATTGATTTGCCTTATTATCACAAGTTTCGATAACGTCTGGATCATTAAAAACTCGAATACCGTTATTTTTCAAAAACTTTGCAAGTAAAATATCTTTATCTAGAAAGACAACAAAACTTGGTCGTTCGGCAAAATTATTTGAAAGGTCCATCATTACTTCATAATTTTTCTTTAACTCTGCTTGGACACCTGCACGTTCTGCGGCTTCTTTAATAAGAACTGCTTGATCTTTGAACTTATCACTCGTTAAACTTCCGTTATAAACTACCCAACAACTATACACAAAGATTCCTCCGGTCATGATTTTCTATACTTGCACTAATTTTACCATACGAAGGGGGAATAGTGATTTTAAAATGAAAAAGGTTCATAGCCTAATGTTGACCATGAACCTTTTCGCTAATAAGAACGATCTCTTTCAACGGGAGGATTGATATTATATATTATTGGTTCTTGTTGTCTTAAGTCGGAATAGGTTGAAATAATATCGGGGTCGTATAAAACTTGAAGTCGTGATTTTACACCATTTTTGCCTTGTCCCGATTCACCCTCGAAATAATGTCCCCGTGATCCATATGAAAAATTTTGAGATCCACTAAAGCGCTGACTTTTGGCTTGTCCTCGTATAGCATTTAATACAATTCTTCTAGCTGAAATACCGCCTTCAATTTTGATGTTTGATCCTACGCCAAACATTTCCAAATCTTTTTCTGAATAGAAGAAGCCTTTAATTAGACTAGGCGCATCCTGGTTTATGGAGTTGTTGGAAATTTTCACATTTCCTTTTGCAAAAATGATAAATGTACCTGTTTTACCGTTGCTGAGAGATTTACCATTCATTGTCGAATATTGTATATCGACATTCCCGTTAACATACATAAGTACATTACTCTTCAATGCAGCGCCTTTAATCGTTACATCTCCATTAACAAACATGGTCCCTTCTAATGAAATATCTGCAAACTCGTTTACATTTTCTTTTCCGTTTCCAATAGATAAGCTCTTATCAATGTAAAGCCCATCTGAAACTGTAATATGCGTATTATTATTCGCGACTTTTAAGCTCCCCAATGTCGAAAATTGTTTGAACTTATTATCGCCTCTTAACTCAAAGGTGCCTGTATCAGTATAGCCGTTATTGCTCCATGCATAAGAAGGAAACACTTTTAAATTTGGAAAGTCCGCCGAAGTAATCACTCTACTAGAGTTAGTTTTAATAACATGCGCTGCACCCGAGCGCACATATTTATAAACACTTTGTTTATCACTAATCCCTATAGGACTTCTAACCGGATTTCGTGTGACTACTACAGGTGCAAATCCTGTCCGAAAAAGGGCATTAATGTTATTTGTTTGATTGCTGTAGTTCCTATTACTATTAAAATCATTACGGGATATATGGCTACTATATCCAAGGTTTGAATTAAAAGTATATGCTTTTTTTCCAAGGACTAATCTAGCGGTTTCGGCACCTGGAGTTGGCTTGGTCGATGGATACAAACTATCAATCCACTTTTCACCATTTAAGTAAGCGTATCCTTTATTGCGTGAAATGATATTCCCGTCAACTTTCATATCTCCTTGAACATGGACGCCACCGTGAAGAAGTAAATTACCTTCGCCATCCTGTAAACCATCTTTAGGGTCAATATTCGTACCAATCGCGTATTTTAATATTTCCGGTGCATTATCGGCTCCAATTTCCATCTTGCTTACTAATGTACGTTCTTTGTTCCCTGATTGACCAACGCTTACAAATGTTACGAGTTTTCGAAGTGGATTTACAACATCATTTTGATCTTTTGTGTCATCAATGTTCTCAATACATACTTCAAAATCTCCTGTTTCACCTGACTCAGATTTCAAAACACCAGAGCCATCGCATTTATATTTATCTAGGGTTTGTCTAAGTTTGCTTATAAATTCATCGCGGGGAAGTCCATTATTGCTGTCTAGCGCAATTGTTAGCTCGTGATTAATCTCACTTGTAATCCGATCAATCCCTTTATCTGAAAGACTAGCAGAGCGAGTTATGTCTTGCCGCACTTCATTTTTTGCAATACCGCTGGAAGTTAGGGACATTAAGCTCATACCTAGGACGACAAACAAAAGTATTAAAACTAGTGTGATAAGTAGTGTATAACCGTCTTGCCGCTTAGCCAATTTCATAGTCAATCCGCCTCCGACTTTACATCGTTAATCGTACGAACTTCATTTTCAAATGTAACATCTTGATTTTTTATGGGCATTTCTAGGACAAGCTTTACTTGATAAACTCCGTAACTACTCTGTTCAATTTTTGACTCACTTGAAATATTGATTTTAGAATTCGTTGTTGAAATACTTTTATCCTGTATCAACAGATCATTGCCAACGAACCCACTCTTCTTTTCACCTTTCATCAAAAAGTAACAATTCTCCGTACAATTTTCACTTGGACGCGTAAGAATATCGGATTCCTTCGTCGTGTACAGCTCTTTTACCAATGAAACCATAAGTATATCTGCCTCATCCCGGAATGCTGTATCTGTTGAAATAACGTTATAATGATTCATTCCCTTGAGCAGTAAACCAATTGCAAACACTGAAATCATAGCTGTTAATGATGCAGCGGCCAATAATTCGATGAGTGTCAGACCGCGTTCGTTTTTCAGGAATTTAGTCATAAGAAACATACCCTTCTACGGAACTTTTAGTATGGCCATTCTGTGCGGTTACAGTAACAATGACATTAAATAGTTTAATAGACGCTTCATCAACATCTTGCGTAACTTTTATCGAAGCGTTATAATCTTTTCCATTCATTTCCTCAAGGTCAAATATAAATGGATTCCCGGTGTTTAAGGTGTTCACAAGTTTTTCAGCATACTCGGGCTCGTCCAAAGTTGGATCTAATTTCAAACGTTCCAAAACAGCATCTGCTAAATTAATGACGACTAATTTTTCATTATTTGTAACGGCCGCTTTATTCGTTTGAATAAAAAATGTAAAAAAAGAAGTTAGCACGATTGTAAGCAAAAGTATCGATGCGATAACTTCGATGAGTGAAAAACCTTTTTCATTTTCCATAAATGGACCCTCCAAGAAGAATTGAATTATGGTAGAAATATATTATTTTAATAAATTCAGTCAATTTGACTTATCATCATTGTAGATAAGTAAGCCGAAAGAATCAACCGATTTTGTAATTTAATAATTATTTATCCATAAACAGGCATAAAGTTATATAGAAAAACCGTAACTTTTACATTATTCAACATTAATCTTCGTAAGCGTCATCGCTACAGCGAATTTAACAATTGACATGATATACTGAAACAAAATGGTTTTTATTTCGGAGGGGTAGACATTGATTCCAAAAATGAAAGAATACAAAGAACGATGGGGAATTATTAGCGATGATGCGATAAAACCCGGTCTTGAAGCTATACAAAAAGTCCTGCAATTAATAGGGAATCCAGAAAAGACATTAAATGTTATTCATGTATCGGGGACGAATGGCAAAGGATCTACAATAGCCTTTATGGAATCAGTCTTGAAAGAACATGGGTATTCAACTGGCGTATTTTCGTCTCCGGCAATTTTCGACATTCATGATCAAATTCGATTGAATGGGACTCCGATTTCAGAAAAAGAATTGAATCAAACTTTTAATGAAATGACAGAGCTAAGCGGCATGTTAACGGATTTTGAATTGTTGACGGTTGCGGCCTTTATTTCTTTTAAACGATTTCAACCAGATTATGTATTAGTCGAAACTGGCATGGGGGGGTTACTAGACAGTACAAATGTAATCACGCCAATAGTATCTGTCATTACATCGATTGCACTTGATCATACAGCATTTCTAGGAAGTACTTTACATGAGGTCGCAGTTCATAAATCGGGGATAATCAAAAAAGGAATTCCGGTAGTTACTGGTCCTTTACCAACCGAAGCCATGCAAGTTGTTTCACAAGTAGCAGCGGAGAAGGGGAGTTTGCTTCAAATTTACGGGAAAGACTTCAGTATGGAAAACGATGAACGATTTAAAGGTCAACAAAACATCAAGTTGCGTGGTCGTAAAATGAAAGGTGAACATCAAGGTATCAATGCAGCGATTGCTATTCAGGCGCTGCTTATTGCTGGCGTCCCACTTTCAGAAGATGATACCGGAATAGGAATTGTAAATACGTCGATCCCGCATCGATTCCAGGAAATAGAACCTGGAATCTTTTTGGATGGCGCACATAATCCGGCAGCGGCGAGAGTGCTTGTAAATACTATTAAAAGTGAGTTTCCAAATGAGAAGGTAGATTTCGTGATTGGGATGTTGAAAGGAAAAGACATTAAAGGTACATTGGACGAACTCATTCCAGTAGCGGAATCTTTTACCTTTATCACATTTCCACATAAAGAAGCTGCAAGTGGAGATGAATTAATGGCTAAATGTAATTTTGAGAACAAGAAAGTACTAGTCGCACGAGGTAATACTATAGAACTATGCAGGAAAATCAATAATAAGTGTATAGTCACAGGTTCACTCTATCTTTTAGCAAGCCTTAAATACCGATAGGCACTAATGTTTATTTGAGGGTTTATACGAATGTGTAAGTGACAAAGTTCTTTTAGTTTGTTAACATTTCAGTATATTCAGCGAGATAGTAGATACTAAGTTATGAAAGGCGGATTATGATGAAAGCATATAATAGAACTACTTTCTGGACTTTTATCGTGTGGTTTGTCATAGTTCCGCCTGGGCTAATCTATCTATTTTTAAATCATAATGATTATGAAATCAATTGGCTACATCTATCCCTATATACTGTATTTGGTTTTATTACGCTGTTGTATCCAATTAAAAAAAATGGCCAACCTCTTTTTTTGATCATGTGGGTAACAATACCTGTTTTCTTGAAATATGGGATAATCGCTGAAATTATCGTGATGCAGTTATCAGTGCTTGCCATTTTATTTGCATTTAACAATTCAATCTCCTTATTAAATCGCTTTTTGCTAAACTCCACATTATTTTTTGTATTATCAATTGTAAGTGCCGCGGTATTTACACTAGTGGGCGGAGAAATTGGTTTATTGGATTTCTGGCCGCTTATCATTGTTGTTTTTTGTTATCAGTTTTCCCATGTATCGGTAAGGGATTTAGTATTTAAGATTGATGCACATTTCAGAAAAATACCTCGGAACTATATATATAATAAAACATTATTTGACTATATATCTGGTATTGGCATTATTCCTTTCGCATTGACGGTATATTTTTTATCCGAATACGTTGGATTTGGAGCGGTATTCCTACTTGGAATTCCATTTTTACTTATGACATATATGCTTCGGATTTATAGTAATACAGAAGTAATAAATCAGCATTTACAACAGGCTGGTGAAATAGGTCACCAACTTTCGAATAATGTAACTGAAAAAAAGGTCATGGACCAATTTGTTGAAAAGGTTTCAAAAATGTTTAATGCCGAGTATGTGTATTTGTTCGATCATCAGGCTGGTTGGCTAGAACTAGTGCGCACTTATGAGAATGGAGAATTCGTTGAATTCATTTTTGACCGACTTTCACCGGGTCAAGGGATTGCTGGATCTGTTGTACTGTGGAATAAACCAATAATTTATTCCAATCGTGAAGAGTGGGGGAAAGTATCTAATGATTATGCCCCTGATGATATGCAAAGTGTTCTCTGTTTACCTATCTCACGCGATCAAAGTATTGAAACAGTGCTTTTTCTTTCAACCCAAAGAAAATCGGCATTTAAAGAGTATCATCTTCAAATTTTAGATATTCTTTGTTCATATTTTACGGTATCTGTAGAAAAAGCACGCAATGTCGAAGAAAAAGTCATTAAGAGCGAACGTTGCGCACTTACTAATCTATATAACTTTGGTTTTTTGGAAGAACGACTTCTATATGAGATGAAACTTGTGAATGAAGGATTAATAGATGAACTGTCTTTATTAATATTGGATATCGATCATTTTAAAGCAGTAAATGATACATATGGCCATCAAAGTGGGAACGAAGTACTTCAAATGCTAGCCCGAATTTTAAAGAAAAATGTTCCTCGAACTGGAATTGTTGGTCGGTATGGGGGAGAAGAATTTGTTTTCATACTTCCAGGCATGTCTAAGCGTGATGCAAAGTTATTGGCGGAACAAATTCGATCGGAAGTAGAGAGTTATGCATTTCAAGTGTACCCGAGCTTGAATAATCAGAGTGCCCCAGTCCTACTCTCGATTACTGTAAGTATTGGCGTATCGAATGCGCCTGAGGATGCTGATGAGGCAAAAATCTTATTATCGAATGCGGATCGTTCACTTTATATGGGCGCAAAACAAGCGGGACGAAATCGTGTCGCGGGTTATATTAAATAGTAAAAAGGAAGGAAGGGAATGACAATGGATGTTTCAAAAAAACAGCAGATAATTATGTTTTGTATTTGGCTGCTTGTCGTTC includes the following:
- a CDS encoding prepilin-type N-terminal cleavage/methylation domain-containing protein, encoding MGIFKLKWKANEKGISLVEVLASIVILTLLLTTFLMMFVQSAKTNKKSEEIIDATYIAQTEMENIYAVSRNPDFIDRKTAMKSLYQFDEIKKHYYTNKNNMYIEVRFKDVKLEEEKIIDDLIGIIVVVRESQNDEKVQAQMETILYWEADVDE
- a CDS encoding PilW family protein, producing MNKYLENDRGITLVELLAVIVIGSLMLILISNIHIFGHKQSNDQSENSKNLFDVSYAAKMITKEVRKAETVNAEGDILTLNRGKQNEIVFKKQSTSLVMNGSPIVKEISEFIVHPKGSTVDKKNILLLTIKGKYLEGKRSTEEITTEIFIRGENLNE
- a CDS encoding PilX N-terminal domain-containing pilus assembly protein, which codes for MNKRSCTPIKNERGFTLLGVLMVLIVLSILGVGVIATTSNIMQVSISERDDQSAFYIAEGGATKILGIIDKKTQLLSAEQPSEAEFFEKLEDYMRKLDKNVDFPKTQAIAEVEINLENSPEYHIISTGKIGSKSRKVEGTFTVSFEKGENGISVPKGIAVYSANKMQLTNGEILGDIMLGFNNTCNSIIVDGDPTIKGKIIIPQNGCSDGFQAPEWWRNNKKPVIEKHSQVLEFPLPPFPDFPEYPKMLHSKVDQLGNVSSGITQKLILDSNYQFNNIVISSYSTLTLDIGSKDISIVVNSIKGSGHIEVKGSGSLTIYLKDNIAISGNFNLNGNDNTFIYIGKSNEPTNPKTIKGSDHGVFKASIYAIDANIELAGSLGKSAHIVTGGKSVKLSGHSSATTSKGYVVYAPNAVVELSGSGALTGSVISNIFKITGGAKVTTKDIDLGDTPFFPGSNSAGKATFTKQTLKEVSK
- a CDS encoding RimK family alpha-L-glutamate ligase, yielding MKNEAKKIGIDLRLIVDDEIPDKNLDFILFRDRNPEKAKAFEREGFRVFNRAEVNRIANDKRLTYELALLLGIPTVPTTKVSDIADLPPFPIVLKTVDGHGGSEVELCNNEFDAKTFLSTYSSRQIIAQPYIETKAQDVRVFMIGETVIGAVKRTGKGTFKSNYTLGGSVEKYTLSSWQEKEVSKIARALKSDYIGIDFLLLPDGQWLLNEIEDPVGARSLYETHDFSVAEKLMCYITGIYNQL
- a CDS encoding RimK family alpha-L-glutamate ligase; protein product: MYSCWVVYNGSLTSDKFKDQAVLIKEAAERAGVQAELKKNYEVMMDLSNNFAERPSFVVFLDKDILLAKFLKNNGIRVFNDPDVIETCDNKANQYLELSRNEIPMPKTIIAPKVYPSFTIADSGYYEKVLSYLGLPMIIKEGHGSFGMRVYLIETEDDFYSKVDELRGVDYIFQQFIESSRGRDIRVNIVGGEIVAAMYRHSETDFRANITNGGVAEVIELTEAQKALAIRAADAVGAEFAGVDLLFGENEEPLVCEVNAAAHIRNIYNVTGINVADAMITYILREIQ
- a CDS encoding prepilin-type N-terminal cleavage/methylation domain-containing protein — encoded protein: MENEKGFSLIEVIASILLLTIVLTSFFTFFIQTNKAAVTNNEKLVVINLADAVLERLKLDPTLDEPEYAEKLVNTLNTGNPFIFDLEEMNGKDYNASIKVTQDVDEASIKLFNVIVTVTAQNGHTKSSVEGYVSYD
- a CDS encoding folylpolyglutamate synthase/dihydrofolate synthase family protein, giving the protein MIPKMKEYKERWGIISDDAIKPGLEAIQKVLQLIGNPEKTLNVIHVSGTNGKGSTIAFMESVLKEHGYSTGVFSSPAIFDIHDQIRLNGTPISEKELNQTFNEMTELSGMLTDFELLTVAAFISFKRFQPDYVLVETGMGGLLDSTNVITPIVSVITSIALDHTAFLGSTLHEVAVHKSGIIKKGIPVVTGPLPTEAMQVVSQVAAEKGSLLQIYGKDFSMENDERFKGQQNIKLRGRKMKGEHQGINAAIAIQALLIAGVPLSEDDTGIGIVNTSIPHRFQEIEPGIFLDGAHNPAAARVLVNTIKSEFPNEKVDFVIGMLKGKDIKGTLDELIPVAESFTFITFPHKEAASGDELMAKCNFENKKVLVARGNTIELCRKINNKCIVTGSLYLLASLKYR
- a CDS encoding sensor domain-containing diguanylate cyclase gives rise to the protein MKAYNRTTFWTFIVWFVIVPPGLIYLFLNHNDYEINWLHLSLYTVFGFITLLYPIKKNGQPLFLIMWVTIPVFLKYGIIAEIIVMQLSVLAILFAFNNSISLLNRFLLNSTLFFVLSIVSAAVFTLVGGEIGLLDFWPLIIVVFCYQFSHVSVRDLVFKIDAHFRKIPRNYIYNKTLFDYISGIGIIPFALTVYFLSEYVGFGAVFLLGIPFLLMTYMLRIYSNTEVINQHLQQAGEIGHQLSNNVTEKKVMDQFVEKVSKMFNAEYVYLFDHQAGWLELVRTYENGEFVEFIFDRLSPGQGIAGSVVLWNKPIIYSNREEWGKVSNDYAPDDMQSVLCLPISRDQSIETVLFLSTQRKSAFKEYHLQILDILCSYFTVSVEKARNVEEKVIKSERCALTNLYNFGFLEERLLYEMKLVNEGLIDELSLLILDIDHFKAVNDTYGHQSGNEVLQMLARILKKNVPRTGIVGRYGGEEFVFILPGMSKRDAKLLAEQIRSEVESYAFQVYPSLNNQSAPVLLSITVSIGVSNAPEDADEAKILLSNADRSLYMGAKQAGRNRVAGYIK